In the Sediminibacter sp. Hel_I_10 genome, one interval contains:
- a CDS encoding histidine kinase, whose amino-acid sequence MRHLFKYCTVIICCFIFGNLSAQQQNDREENPLLTIRGSIRESDSYDPISKVNIEVNGGAYARTNMDGTFIIQARKGDQLIIRHKDFETVYYTITSDERITVEVEPAEEDPLDNQPKYKREVQSFNALMDSVAAYKKKDVEKSIAFVGKALSESNSQNQNAEAYTILAEVYMFWKQYDLAVTNYRLSLQNRATNEAKLGLGKAYQLNKNYQESLETYNAISKAQLSNYQMVMLYEGLGDTHFAIKAFEAAITAYKKGLEVAQDHLISPKEVDLNSKIAQVYNASGSVNNAEKFFGNAMSLATKQTKKRALEEKVTVADFQNTNRNYSEEIRLRNEIVEGVKDAEKDSIIENESALTLQKQNYKIGYAYFLQKNYDKAIPYLEKSIEEAEAREDLVVKKDASRKLSDVYADAGDFEKAKLAFEDYKVAVDELYFKREQELSQADRFRRNLQEQQNRITSLESDRALTRSLASERSKNQQLIIYSLIIATVLLCFTAFFMYKYIKQQRLANNLLSLKSLRSQMNPHFIFNALNSVNSFIAMNDERTANKYLSDFSQLMRSVLENSEEDFIPLEKEIELLELYTKLEHFRFKDKFDYDIVIDDRVSIGAYQIPPMLLQPYIENAVWHGLRYKKEKGFLRIAIEKKNDSEIMISVTDNGIGRERSKALKTANQQKQNSKGMGNIKKRVAILNAMYKDKVEVSISNFQDDEDCGTNVTVTLRKD is encoded by the coding sequence ATGAGGCACTTATTTAAATACTGCACGGTTATCATCTGTTGTTTCATCTTCGGAAATTTGAGCGCTCAGCAACAAAATGACCGGGAGGAGAATCCGTTATTGACCATTCGCGGCTCTATTAGGGAAAGCGACAGCTATGATCCCATTTCAAAAGTGAATATTGAGGTTAATGGTGGCGCTTATGCTAGAACCAATATGGATGGAACCTTTATCATACAAGCCAGAAAAGGGGATCAATTGATCATTAGGCATAAGGATTTTGAAACGGTTTATTATACCATTACATCTGATGAGCGGATCACGGTTGAAGTTGAACCTGCAGAAGAAGATCCATTAGACAATCAACCAAAGTATAAAAGAGAGGTCCAGTCTTTTAATGCGCTTATGGATTCTGTAGCGGCTTATAAAAAGAAAGACGTAGAGAAAAGTATTGCTTTTGTTGGTAAAGCTCTTTCAGAAAGTAATTCCCAGAATCAAAATGCAGAAGCCTACACCATTTTAGCGGAAGTCTATATGTTCTGGAAGCAATACGATTTGGCCGTCACCAATTATAGATTGAGTCTTCAAAATAGAGCGACCAATGAGGCCAAACTAGGTTTAGGTAAAGCATATCAGCTTAATAAAAATTATCAAGAGAGTTTAGAAACGTATAATGCCATTTCAAAAGCGCAGTTGAGCAACTATCAAATGGTCATGTTGTATGAAGGTTTGGGAGATACGCATTTTGCGATTAAAGCTTTTGAGGCAGCCATTACAGCCTATAAAAAAGGGCTAGAAGTGGCTCAAGATCATTTGATCTCGCCAAAGGAGGTTGATTTAAATTCAAAAATTGCCCAGGTTTATAACGCTAGTGGTAGCGTGAATAATGCCGAAAAATTCTTCGGAAATGCTATGAGTCTGGCCACTAAACAGACCAAGAAAAGAGCGCTGGAGGAAAAAGTAACGGTGGCCGATTTTCAAAATACAAACCGAAATTATTCTGAGGAAATTAGACTAAGAAATGAAATTGTTGAAGGTGTGAAAGATGCCGAAAAGGATTCCATTATCGAAAATGAAAGTGCGCTGACCTTGCAAAAGCAAAATTATAAGATTGGGTATGCGTATTTTCTTCAGAAGAATTATGATAAGGCCATACCCTATTTAGAGAAAAGTATTGAAGAGGCTGAGGCGAGAGAGGATTTGGTAGTTAAAAAAGATGCGTCTAGAAAATTGTCTGACGTATATGCCGATGCTGGAGATTTTGAAAAGGCAAAATTGGCCTTTGAAGATTATAAGGTCGCTGTAGATGAGCTCTATTTTAAAAGAGAGCAAGAATTATCCCAAGCAGATCGGTTTAGACGAAATCTACAAGAACAGCAAAACCGCATAACCAGTCTTGAAAGTGATCGTGCGCTTACTAGAAGCTTGGCTAGCGAACGCAGTAAAAACCAACAATTGATTATTTACTCTTTGATTATTGCAACGGTATTGCTCTGTTTCACTGCTTTTTTTATGTACAAATACATCAAGCAACAACGTCTGGCCAATAATTTGTTGTCTTTAAAATCGTTGCGAAGCCAAATGAATCCGCATTTTATTTTTAATGCGCTCAACTCGGTCAATAGCTTTATTGCGATGAATGATGAACGGACGGCAAATAAATATTTATCAGATTTTTCACAATTGATGCGATCGGTTTTAGAAAATAGTGAGGAGGATTTTATTCCGCTTGAGAAGGAGATTGAGTTGTTAGAACTCTATACCAAGTTAGAACATTTCCGTTTTAAAGATAAATTTGATTATGACATTGTAATTGATGATCGTGTGTCTATTGGAGCGTATCAAATTCCGCCTATGCTTTTGCAGCCCTACATTGAAAATGCGGTATGGCATGGTTTACGCTACAAAAAAGAGAAAGGCTTTTTACGTATCGCCATAGAAAAGAAAAATGATTCAGAAATCATGATTAGCGTTACAGATAACGGGATAGGTAGAGAACGCTCAAAAGCCCTAAAAACAGCAAACCAACAGAAACAGAATTCAAAAGGGATGGGCAACATCAAGAAGCGGGTGGCTATTTTAAACGCTATGTATAAAGATAAAGTAGAGGTGTCTATATCCAATTTTCAAGACGATGAAGACTGTGGGACTAATGTTACAGTAACTTTAAGGAAGGATTGA
- a CDS encoding SIMPL domain-containing protein (The SIMPL domain is named for its presence in mouse protein SIMPL (signalling molecule that associates with mouse pelle-like kinase). Bacterial member BP26, from Brucella, was shown to assemble into a channel-like structure, while YggE from E. coli has been associated with resistance to oxidative stress.), producing the protein MRTVLMTIIFAITSSYGTFAQHKGNYEHISRQNVLHSGNANLYNPTVQQQINQTLNPSNTVFIDVKALQNVEATTYTAIFNISQIGHTADSTNLLVSQRIDKVKARLKTIGIMAEDIAIDVISFVPNYEIEVQKKLFSKTYTEVPNGFELQQNLHIQFTKTNQFEMILTACAQSEIYNLVKVDYFIDNIAEVYKNLQTKLLNVIEDKKAYYKLLGFDLELYNVAVADDQYCYFPKDFYQSYQAFNSISFEAINKKKGVTSAKKQTSYYYQPLSYENYDLVINPSILEPVVQIGMNIRLQYTPKPKESKPESITKTEIKHKYYVVSPNGTLDIKQLETDH; encoded by the coding sequence ATGAGAACAGTATTAATGACTATCATTTTCGCAATCACTTCGTCTTACGGTACTTTTGCGCAGCACAAAGGCAATTATGAACATATTTCGAGACAAAATGTACTACATTCTGGAAACGCCAATTTGTACAATCCTACCGTACAGCAGCAAATCAATCAAACCCTAAACCCCAGCAATACCGTATTTATTGATGTAAAGGCGCTTCAAAATGTTGAAGCTACTACTTATACCGCCATCTTTAATATTTCACAAATAGGCCATACCGCAGATAGCACCAACCTCTTAGTGAGTCAACGTATAGACAAAGTCAAAGCGAGATTAAAGACCATTGGTATCATGGCAGAGGATATCGCTATAGACGTTATTTCTTTTGTTCCCAACTATGAAATAGAAGTTCAAAAAAAGCTTTTTAGTAAAACCTATACTGAAGTTCCTAATGGCTTTGAGCTTCAACAGAATCTGCATATTCAATTTACGAAGACCAATCAATTTGAAATGATTTTAACAGCATGTGCCCAAAGTGAAATCTATAACTTGGTAAAAGTGGACTACTTTATTGATAACATTGCTGAAGTCTATAAGAATCTTCAGACCAAACTCCTCAATGTTATCGAAGATAAAAAGGCCTATTATAAGCTATTGGGGTTTGATTTGGAGCTTTACAATGTAGCCGTTGCAGATGACCAATACTGCTATTTTCCAAAAGACTTTTACCAAAGCTATCAAGCATTTAATAGCATTTCATTTGAAGCCATCAATAAAAAGAAGGGTGTTACCTCTGCCAAAAAACAAACCTCCTACTACTACCAACCGCTCTCCTATGAAAATTATGATCTGGTGATCAATCCAAGTATTCTTGAGCCCGTGGTTCAAATAGGGATGAACATCCGTTTACAGTATACACCAAAACCAAAAGAGTCAAAACCTGAGTCAATTACCAAAACTGAGATCAAACATAAATATTATGTGGTGTCTCCAAACGGAACCTTAGATATCAAACAATTAGAAACAGACCACTAA
- the folK gene encoding 2-amino-4-hydroxy-6-hydroxymethyldihydropteridine diphosphokinase gives MEETNLVYIALGSNKGDRMKYLQDALNLVFQNVGRIAQIARVYSTPAMGFAPETNADDFLNTCISVETTHSANEVLSSLQDIEIKLDRQPKMTTGYESRTIDLDILFYNNVVISTDTLVIPHPQLQERKFVLQPLADIASQLIHPLRKSSIGDLLKHCKDESAIEPISIWLKNPNKTYNFSSYNYIAIEGNIGAGKTSLAHKIANDFNAKLILERFADNAFLPKFYEEPKRYAFTLEMSFLADRYQQISDDLSQLDLFKDFMVSDYDIFKSLIFSKITLPEDEFKLYRKLFYLMYKDIAKPDLYIYLYQNTTRLQENIKKRGRDYEQHIEDTYLESINAGYLNFLKNQTELNVKIIDISNRDFVSNRKDYLWILGEINSTIV, from the coding sequence ATGGAAGAAACCAACCTTGTTTATATTGCCCTTGGCAGCAATAAAGGCGACCGAATGAAATATCTTCAGGATGCCTTAAACCTAGTGTTTCAAAATGTAGGTCGTATAGCACAAATAGCAAGAGTCTATAGCACCCCAGCTATGGGATTTGCACCAGAGACCAATGCAGACGACTTTTTAAACACTTGTATTTCTGTTGAGACCACTCACTCTGCAAATGAAGTGCTAAGCAGCCTTCAAGATATTGAGATCAAATTAGACCGCCAACCAAAAATGACAACCGGTTATGAATCTCGAACCATTGACTTAGACATCCTCTTTTACAACAATGTCGTCATAAGCACTGACACGCTTGTGATTCCTCATCCTCAATTACAAGAGCGTAAGTTTGTATTACAACCTTTAGCAGATATTGCATCGCAATTAATCCATCCTCTACGCAAATCATCAATAGGAGACCTGCTTAAACATTGTAAAGATGAAAGTGCCATAGAGCCTATAAGTATTTGGCTAAAAAACCCTAATAAAACCTATAACTTTTCAAGTTATAATTACATCGCCATAGAAGGAAATATTGGTGCCGGCAAAACAAGTTTGGCTCATAAAATAGCAAATGACTTTAATGCCAAACTCATCTTAGAGCGTTTTGCTGATAATGCCTTCTTACCTAAATTTTACGAAGAGCCCAAACGGTATGCCTTTACCCTAGAAATGTCTTTTCTAGCCGATAGATATCAACAAATAAGTGATGATTTATCTCAATTGGACTTATTTAAGGACTTTATGGTTAGTGATTATGATATTTTTAAATCCCTTATTTTCTCAAAAATCACCCTGCCCGAGGATGAATTTAAGCTGTATCGAAAGCTGTTTTACCTCATGTATAAAGATATTGCCAAACCTGACCTTTATATCTATCTCTATCAAAACACCACGCGTTTGCAAGAAAACATCAAAAAACGAGGTCGCGATTATGAACAACATATCGAGGATACCTATTTAGAAAGCATCAACGCCGGGTACTTGAATTTTTTAAAGAATCAAACTGAACTCAACGTTAAAATCATAGACATCTCAAATCGGGATTTTGTGAGCAATCGAAAAGACTATCTGTGGATTTTAGGAGAGATCAACTCCACAATAGTTTAA
- the rpsU gene encoding 30S ribosomal protein S21 produces the protein MIKILVKDGESIERALKRYKRKHRNVKTMQNIRENQFFTKPSVKRRREIQKAGYIQNLRDQEDI, from the coding sequence ATGATTAAAATTTTAGTAAAAGATGGCGAAAGTATAGAACGTGCTTTAAAACGCTATAAGAGAAAACATAGAAATGTAAAGACGATGCAGAACATTCGTGAAAACCAGTTTTTCACTAAGCCATCTGTAAAACGCAGACGCGAAATTCAGAAAGCTGGATATATCCAAAACTTGAGAGATCAAGAGGATATATAA
- a CDS encoding AsmA-like C-terminal region-containing protein, with product MDITFENPESSFKDFLAVIPESYSKNIENVETSGDFKVHGIIKGKVTETTIPTLDISIKSNNASFKYPDLPKSVNNITIDTAIKNTTGNVDDTFVEIKTLDFMIDQDVFKSSATIKNLTKNMLVSADVDGTLNLANLSKAYPIDLEKELSGILKAKLSMAFDMDAIDTNAYDRIKASGTMNLSDFLFSSEALASPLQISKADMNFNPSTVTLNSFDAKTGSSDFKATGTINNLLGFMLSDKKLQGNFKVDSNNFVLADFMAASEASTSAANTTEQEQNTSAKSAEAFKIPDFLDCTINANAKTVVYDNLTLKNVTGTLAIKDQEANLQNLTSNIFNGVLALTGKVSTKTDTPVFNLDLGADGFDIAQSFQQMDLLQNLAPIAKVLQGKLNTIISLQGSLNNEMSPNLSSISGTAMAELLTTNINQEEGSLLSKLDGALNFIDFSQLNLDDLKANLEFANGQVNVKPFTINYKDIDMVVSGSHGFDKTLSYNAVFEVPAKYLGGEVNRLIGKINDSEVNNITIPVTANITGTYTSPQVKTDLTSGVTSLTKQLIEIEKQKLIGQGTDKIKDLLGGFLGGKTTTPNSPQDPKTTTDSTTVKTDTLTTKTDPVKEDVKNVLGNLLKNRKKQADTTKKN from the coding sequence ATGGATATTACCTTTGAGAATCCAGAATCTTCGTTTAAGGATTTCTTGGCCGTGATTCCTGAGAGTTATTCAAAAAACATTGAGAATGTTGAAACTTCTGGTGATTTTAAAGTCCATGGGATTATTAAAGGCAAGGTTACCGAGACCACCATACCTACATTGGATATTAGTATCAAGTCTAATAATGCCTCGTTCAAATATCCCGATTTACCTAAAAGTGTAAATAATATAACGATTGATACTGCTATAAAGAATACAACTGGCAATGTTGATGATACCTTTGTTGAGATCAAAACATTGGATTTTATGATTGATCAAGATGTGTTCAAATCTTCGGCAACCATTAAAAATTTGACTAAGAATATGTTGGTAAGCGCCGATGTTGATGGGACGCTTAATCTTGCCAATCTCTCTAAGGCTTATCCTATTGATTTGGAAAAAGAGCTAAGCGGCATACTCAAAGCTAAACTGAGTATGGCATTTGATATGGATGCGATAGACACCAATGCTTATGACCGTATTAAGGCTAGTGGGACCATGAACTTGAGTGATTTTTTGTTTTCTTCGGAAGCCTTAGCCAGTCCCTTGCAAATTAGTAAGGCAGATATGAATTTTAATCCCTCTACCGTCACCCTAAATAGCTTTGACGCCAAAACGGGTAGTAGTGATTTTAAAGCGACGGGTACCATTAATAATTTGCTCGGTTTTATGCTAAGTGATAAAAAGCTTCAAGGAAACTTTAAGGTCGACTCCAACAATTTTGTGTTGGCCGATTTTATGGCAGCATCAGAAGCCTCTACATCTGCAGCAAATACAACGGAGCAGGAGCAGAACACAAGTGCCAAAAGTGCAGAAGCGTTTAAAATTCCAGACTTTTTGGATTGTACGATCAACGCCAACGCAAAAACGGTGGTCTATGATAATCTTACCCTTAAGAATGTTACAGGTACCTTAGCCATAAAAGATCAAGAGGCAAATTTGCAGAACTTGACCTCTAATATTTTTAACGGTGTCTTAGCGCTTACGGGTAAAGTGTCAACAAAGACAGATACGCCTGTATTTAATTTAGATTTGGGTGCTGATGGGTTTGATATCGCACAATCTTTTCAGCAAATGGATTTGCTTCAAAACTTGGCGCCAATTGCTAAAGTGCTTCAAGGAAAACTAAATACCATTATAAGTCTTCAAGGAAGTCTTAATAACGAAATGTCACCAAACTTAAGTTCTATCTCTGGAACGGCTATGGCTGAATTACTAACAACAAACATAAATCAGGAGGAAGGCTCATTATTGAGTAAACTAGATGGTGCCTTAAATTTCATTGATTTCAGTCAATTAAATTTAGACGATTTAAAGGCCAACCTTGAATTCGCGAATGGACAAGTGAACGTGAAACCGTTTACTATTAACTATAAAGATATTGATATGGTAGTCTCTGGCTCACATGGCTTTGATAAAACACTATCTTACAATGCCGTTTTTGAAGTGCCAGCGAAGTATTTAGGCGGTGAGGTCAACCGATTAATAGGAAAGATAAATGATAGCGAGGTGAATAATATCACCATACCTGTAACGGCAAATATCACAGGTACATATACAAGTCCTCAAGTAAAAACAGATTTAACTAGTGGTGTCACTAGTTTGACTAAACAATTGATTGAAATAGAGAAGCAAAAACTTATTGGTCAAGGAACCGATAAGATAAAAGACCTGTTAGGAGGGTTTTTGGGCGGTAAGACCACTACCCCAAATTCTCCACAAGATCCTAAAACAACAACAGATTCTACAACCGTAAAAACCGATACGCTTACCACTAAAACAGATCCCGTAAAAGAAGATGTTAAGAATGTTTTGGGTAATCTTTTAAAGAACCGTAAGAAGCAAGCAGATACCACTAAAAAGAACTAA
- a CDS encoding RNA polymerase sigma factor RpoD/SigA, which produces MRQLKITKQVTNRESKSLDKYLQDISKLPMITAEEEVELAQRIREGDQQALDKLTTANLRFVVSVAKQYQNQGLTLPDLINEGNAGLVKAAKRFDETRGFKFISYAVWWIRQAILQALAEQSRIVRLPLNKIGSINKINKAFSYLEQAHERPPSPQEIAKELDMTVSEVKQSLKNSGRHLSMDAPLKEGETSSLYDVVKSGESPNPDRELMLESLNVEINRALDTLSQKESDVIRLNFGLSNEPPMTLDEIGLTFDLTRERVRQIREKGIKRLRQESKSKILKTYLG; this is translated from the coding sequence ATGAGGCAGTTAAAGATTACAAAGCAAGTTACCAACCGTGAATCCAAATCACTAGATAAGTATCTACAAGACATTAGCAAACTCCCAATGATTACCGCCGAAGAGGAGGTAGAGTTAGCACAGCGCATTAGAGAAGGAGACCAGCAGGCTTTAGATAAGCTTACTACGGCCAACTTACGTTTTGTGGTATCTGTAGCCAAACAATATCAAAATCAGGGATTAACACTTCCAGATTTAATTAATGAGGGTAATGCAGGTTTAGTAAAAGCAGCCAAGCGTTTTGATGAAACACGTGGTTTTAAATTTATATCTTACGCCGTTTGGTGGATTAGACAAGCAATTTTACAAGCTTTAGCTGAGCAATCTCGTATAGTTAGATTACCTTTGAACAAAATTGGTAGCATTAATAAGATTAACAAAGCGTTTTCTTATTTAGAACAAGCTCATGAACGCCCGCCAAGTCCGCAAGAAATTGCAAAGGAGTTGGATATGACGGTTTCCGAAGTGAAACAATCCTTAAAAAATTCTGGGCGCCATTTATCTATGGATGCACCATTAAAGGAAGGAGAAACGTCAAGTTTATATGATGTTGTAAAATCTGGTGAATCACCAAACCCAGATAGAGAATTAATGTTGGAGTCCTTAAATGTGGAAATCAATAGAGCGCTAGATACGCTATCACAAAAAGAAAGCGATGTTATTCGTTTAAATTTTGGTTTAAGTAATGAGCCACCAATGACCTTGGATGAAATTGGTTTAACCTTTGATTTAACGCGGGAACGAGTAAGACAAATTAGAGAAAAAGGCATCAAGCGTTTACGCCAAGAGTCTAAAAGTAAAATATTAAAAACCTATTTAGGATAG
- a CDS encoding DUF2797 domain-containing protein — protein sequence MYYQGVLRKMQTEFAEPIQYFLILENDFLNLNQILGKTLSLEFIKHQCLNCGLNKPIYRQGFCKSCFFDIPQAADWIMRPELSTAHLDQEDRDLEYEKKVQLQPHVVYLANSSNVKVGVTRKTQVPTRWIDQGAHEAIEIVEVPNRYLAGITEVALKDHVADKTNWRKMLKNDIEDENLVEWREKLKQFIPDEALDYFIASNTETNILFPVNHYPEKPKSLNLEKETSFKGRLVGIKGQYLIFEDDTVFNIRGNEGLVVKITID from the coding sequence ATGTACTATCAAGGCGTTTTAAGAAAGATGCAAACGGAGTTCGCAGAGCCCATTCAATATTTTTTAATATTGGAAAATGACTTCCTGAACCTTAACCAAATATTGGGCAAAACGCTGTCTTTAGAGTTCATTAAACATCAATGTCTCAATTGTGGATTAAACAAACCCATCTACAGACAAGGCTTTTGCAAAAGCTGTTTTTTTGATATTCCTCAAGCTGCAGATTGGATTATGAGACCAGAATTAAGCACGGCACACCTGGATCAAGAAGATCGAGATTTGGAGTATGAAAAAAAGGTGCAGCTACAACCCCATGTGGTCTATTTAGCCAATTCCAGTAACGTTAAGGTTGGTGTGACGAGAAAGACACAAGTTCCTACCAGATGGATTGACCAAGGTGCACACGAAGCTATTGAAATTGTTGAAGTCCCAAACCGCTATCTTGCGGGGATTACTGAAGTTGCTCTTAAAGATCACGTTGCAGACAAAACCAATTGGCGCAAAATGCTCAAAAATGATATTGAGGATGAAAATTTAGTAGAGTGGCGGGAAAAATTAAAGCAGTTCATCCCTGATGAAGCACTTGATTATTTTATCGCTTCCAATACCGAAACCAATATTCTTTTTCCTGTGAATCATTATCCGGAAAAACCCAAAAGCTTAAATCTTGAAAAAGAAACATCTTTTAAAGGAAGGTTAGTTGGCATAAAGGGACAATACCTCATCTTTGAAGATGATACTGTATTTAACATTAGAGGCAATGAAGGCTTGGTTGTAAAAATTACAATAGACTAA
- a CDS encoding GH3 auxin-responsive promoter family protein: MPIPLVNSIASWFLKKRFHQIDLFLKYPNEVQNELLFHLLSKAKDTEIGKQYEFSSISSYREFSQRVPVSSYEDYQNVIERSRRGENNIFWPHPIKWFAKSSGTTNAKSKFIPVSSESLEDCHYAASKDLLCMYLSNNEDSQLFTGKSLRLGGSKELYKENGTAFGDLSAILIDNMPFWAEFSSTPSSRVSLMNNWEEKMQAIVEETRYENVTSLAGVPSWMLVLLNNVLDATGKDSLFDIWPNLEVYFHGGVSFVPYQDQYEAILPRNNFRYYEIYNASEGFFAIQDRNNSSELLLMLDYGIFYEFISMDAYGTSNQKVIPLSEVALDTNYAVIITTNAGLWRYKIGDTVRFTSINPYRIKVSGRTKHHINAFGEELIIENAEDALRKVCAITNAEIVDYTAAPIFMKGKTKGSHEWLIEFKTEPKDLEAFNALLDQTLQSINSDYEAKRLNDMTLVLPKVHAARSGLFYDWLKQHDRVGGQHKIPRLSNSREYLDELLVLNTAQVL, encoded by the coding sequence ATGCCGATTCCATTAGTCAATTCAATTGCTTCATGGTTTTTGAAAAAGCGGTTTCACCAAATCGATTTATTTTTAAAATACCCGAATGAAGTACAAAACGAGTTGCTGTTTCACCTGCTATCAAAAGCAAAAGATACTGAAATTGGCAAGCAATACGAGTTCAGTTCCATTTCTAGTTATCGTGAGTTTTCTCAACGTGTTCCTGTTTCCAGTTATGAAGATTACCAGAATGTTATTGAGCGTTCTAGGAGAGGCGAAAACAATATCTTTTGGCCACATCCTATCAAGTGGTTTGCCAAATCCAGTGGCACCACCAACGCCAAGAGTAAGTTTATACCCGTAAGTTCAGAGTCTCTAGAAGATTGTCATTATGCGGCAAGTAAAGATTTGCTGTGCATGTATTTAAGCAATAATGAAGATTCTCAACTGTTTACAGGAAAGAGTCTGCGTTTAGGTGGTAGCAAGGAGCTGTATAAGGAGAATGGCACCGCATTTGGAGATTTATCTGCGATTCTTATTGATAATATGCCCTTTTGGGCAGAGTTTAGTAGTACGCCAAGCAGTCGTGTTTCCTTAATGAACAATTGGGAAGAAAAGATGCAGGCAATTGTTGAGGAGACGAGATATGAAAATGTCACAAGCCTTGCCGGCGTTCCTTCTTGGATGCTCGTGCTTTTGAATAACGTTTTAGATGCTACGGGTAAAGACAGCTTGTTTGATATTTGGCCAAATCTAGAAGTTTACTTTCATGGTGGTGTGAGCTTTGTGCCTTATCAAGATCAATACGAAGCTATTTTACCTCGGAATAATTTTAGGTATTACGAGATTTATAACGCTTCGGAAGGATTTTTCGCTATTCAAGATCGAAACAATAGCAGTGAGTTATTGCTTATGTTGGACTATGGGATTTTCTATGAATTTATTAGTATGGATGCTTATGGGACTTCAAATCAAAAAGTAATCCCACTGAGTGAGGTGGCTTTAGATACTAACTATGCTGTCATCATTACCACCAATGCAGGGCTTTGGCGCTATAAAATTGGCGATACCGTAAGATTTACCTCGATTAACCCATATCGTATTAAGGTTTCTGGACGCACAAAACATCACATTAATGCCTTTGGCGAAGAACTCATCATTGAAAATGCTGAGGATGCCCTTAGAAAAGTGTGTGCCATTACTAATGCCGAAATTGTAGATTACACGGCTGCTCCCATTTTTATGAAAGGAAAAACGAAAGGATCTCATGAATGGCTTATTGAGTTTAAGACCGAGCCTAAAGACTTGGAAGCATTTAATGCGCTTTTGGATCAGACACTGCAATCCATCAACTCTGATTATGAGGCGAAACGCTTAAATGATATGACGCTTGTATTGCCGAAAGTGCATGCTGCAAGATCAGGATTGTTTTACGATTGGTTAAAACAGCATGATAGAGTTGGAGGTCAACATAAGATTCCTAGACTTTCTAATAGCAGGGAATATCTTGATGAGCTATTGGTGTTAAATACTGCGCAGGTTCTATAA
- a CDS encoding queuosine precursor transporter: MTLKDKLAAQKIYLFLAALFITSLVVSNLIFQKFFYWYPFDIEIFGTKLFEISVGVLPYPITFLITDLISEIYGKKRANQVVIAGIFASLFSLLIILVANHAPATSWSYVDDAMFTTVFGNSAIAVFASMITYLFAQFVDIQIYHFWKRVTNGKKLWLRNNFSTWFSQFVDTFTILLLLCSFGIIPWENFKGLLISGFLFKVIIALLDTPFLYLGVFIFKKRFHLRTNEEIELI, encoded by the coding sequence ATGACCCTTAAAGACAAACTCGCCGCTCAAAAGATCTATCTTTTTCTGGCTGCGCTGTTTATCACTTCATTAGTGGTGTCTAATTTGATTTTTCAGAAGTTTTTTTATTGGTATCCATTTGATATTGAAATTTTCGGAACCAAACTGTTTGAGATTTCTGTAGGTGTTTTGCCTTATCCCATTACGTTTCTCATTACAGATTTAATTAGTGAGATTTACGGGAAGAAACGAGCCAATCAAGTGGTTATTGCTGGGATATTTGCCTCATTGTTTTCACTGTTGATCATACTTGTGGCCAACCATGCCCCGGCAACGTCATGGTCTTATGTTGATGATGCCATGTTTACGACGGTATTTGGCAACTCGGCAATTGCTGTTTTTGCTAGTATGATTACCTATTTGTTTGCTCAATTTGTAGACATTCAGATTTATCACTTCTGGAAACGTGTGACCAATGGCAAAAAATTGTGGCTCAGAAACAATTTTTCAACGTGGTTTTCACAATTTGTAGATACCTTTACCATTCTCTTGTTGTTGTGTTCTTTTGGGATTATTCCCTGGGAAAATTTCAAGGGACTTTTGATAAGCGGTTTTTTGTTTAAAGTGATTATTGCTCTTTTAGATACGCCGTTTTTGTATTTGGGCGTGTTTATTTTCAAGAAGCGTTTTCATTTAAGAACCAATGAGGAAATAGAGCTTATATAG